A stretch of the Sorangium aterium genome encodes the following:
- a CDS encoding Glu/Leu/Phe/Val family dehydrogenase, with the protein MEDAPLLEREPETNIFGESMAVFHTAADLIGLAPRIRLELEQPDYEHIFYITTQLQDRLVPFRGEAAAAYERLPASVIPNRAAITPLFNGKLILRPEALRSGSIHVQDGAIRLGDQGLYRIQPGAFVRFKAYRVQHNQARGPYKGGLRFHKAVSLDLFNALAAEMTWKTAIADVPFGGAKGGIRMDPREHSKEELEAISLRYMYRLKQLVGPNVDIPAPDVGTNAEVMAWLLRQYSDGERERVNHRGVVTGKDVRIGGSEGRVKATGQGLAYCIEEWYAQRGASLAGARFIVQGFGNVGSAAAEILCRMGARCVAVQDADGAIYDPNGVDVGALMTHVNENPQNLRRSVAGYSGAQAIARDDFWSVDADICIPAALGDAITGEVAERLKAKLVAEGANRPTTTEGDKVLAERGISVIPDIIGNAGGVTVSYYEWVQNKRMEHWTEGEVNARLERAIKSNYRLICDIAEDRPRRSEDHDSTRLVMGKRLPMRLAAMVLALKRIEAHYMLEGFSQ; encoded by the coding sequence ATGGAAGACGCCCCCCTCCTAGAGCGCGAACCGGAGACCAACATCTTCGGCGAATCCATGGCGGTGTTTCACACCGCCGCGGACCTCATCGGCCTGGCTCCCCGCATCCGGCTGGAGCTCGAGCAGCCCGACTACGAGCACATCTTCTACATCACCACGCAGCTCCAGGACCGCCTCGTCCCCTTCCGCGGAGAGGCGGCCGCCGCCTACGAGCGGCTCCCTGCGTCGGTGATCCCGAACCGGGCCGCGATCACCCCGCTCTTCAACGGCAAGCTCATCCTCCGCCCCGAGGCGCTCCGGAGCGGCTCGATCCACGTGCAGGACGGAGCGATCCGCCTCGGCGACCAGGGACTTTACCGCATCCAGCCCGGCGCGTTCGTGCGCTTCAAGGCCTATCGCGTCCAGCACAACCAGGCGCGAGGGCCTTACAAGGGCGGGCTGCGCTTCCACAAGGCCGTGTCGCTCGACCTGTTCAACGCGCTCGCCGCCGAGATGACCTGGAAGACGGCCATCGCCGATGTCCCGTTCGGCGGCGCCAAGGGGGGTATTCGCATGGATCCGCGCGAGCACAGCAAGGAGGAGCTCGAGGCGATCTCGCTCCGGTACATGTACCGGCTGAAGCAGCTCGTCGGGCCCAACGTGGACATCCCCGCGCCGGACGTGGGCACGAACGCCGAGGTGATGGCGTGGCTCCTGCGCCAGTACAGCGACGGCGAGCGCGAGCGGGTCAATCACCGCGGCGTCGTCACGGGCAAGGACGTGCGCATCGGCGGCTCCGAGGGGCGCGTCAAGGCGACCGGGCAGGGGCTCGCGTACTGCATCGAGGAGTGGTACGCGCAGCGCGGCGCCTCCCTCGCGGGGGCGCGCTTCATCGTGCAGGGCTTCGGCAATGTCGGCTCCGCCGCCGCCGAGATCCTGTGCCGGATGGGCGCGCGGTGCGTGGCGGTGCAGGACGCCGACGGCGCGATCTACGACCCGAACGGCGTCGACGTCGGCGCGCTGATGACCCACGTCAACGAGAACCCGCAGAACCTCCGGCGGTCGGTCGCCGGCTACAGCGGCGCCCAGGCGATCGCGCGGGACGATTTCTGGAGCGTGGACGCGGACATCTGCATCCCGGCCGCGCTCGGCGACGCCATCACCGGCGAGGTGGCCGAGCGGCTCAAGGCGAAGCTCGTGGCCGAGGGCGCCAACCGGCCGACCACGACCGAGGGCGACAAGGTGCTCGCGGAGCGCGGCATCAGCGTCATCCCCGACATCATCGGCAACGCGGGGGGCGTGACCGTCTCCTATTACGAATGGGTCCAGAACAAGCGCATGGAGCACTGGACCGAGGGCGAGGTGAACGCGCGGCTGGAGCGCGCCATCAAGAGCAACTACCGCCTGATCTGCGACATCGCGGAGGACCGGCCGCGCCGCTCGGAAGATCACGACTCGACCAGGCTCGTCATGGGCAAGCGCCTGCCGATGCGGCTCGCCGCGATGGTGCTCGCGCTCAAGCGGATCGAGGCGCACTACATGCTGGAAGGGTTCTCCCAATGA
- a CDS encoding sigma 54-interacting transcriptional regulator codes for MATTAPLSIKTGELLQGARSEKRRVLLLVYHHDGVEMAPMNPGVGVVVGREPPADVVIRDRSISRRHARFTLVGGEVVVEDLGSRNGTRISGQRVESGVVKAGDEVLLGGIVASVHVLSGGEMPPFGLEGSDALRFALQAEIVRSRFFGRKFALVVVRSLGAQASHLRHWGLRVREALRPVDRVAFYSADTLEILLPEVTPELAEELAKAIVARREGEPVLVSGVAVSPDAATSIDKLIEVSHEASRSATPAEPVRLAPPEGALFYVAPKVDSTRPPDEAGPPGAPPESQWEADGHLLATKSPLMRSLVEVALRAARSSIPVLLRGETGTGKEVLARFIHDRSPRRGEPLICVNCGAIPALLVESTLFGHERGAFTGASQQHKGVFEAATGGTVLLDEIGELPAAAQAALLRVLETKRVTRVGATKELEVDVRVIAATHRDLDAMCDAGTFRLDLLYRLNAMTLSIPPLRARRDDIATLAAGFLAQANSANISRVQSLAPEALALLKCYSWPGNVRELRNAIERAVVIAEGEAIMARDLPERIRLAVTSPSSPPTPSRAVDVSRSSEPGVGPALSQRASEPLPSRPSEPLPSRASDPGQAAAPTVGLKTRLDQIEAELLLEALRASDWNQTEAARRLELPLRTLQHKIKVYGIKKLGYGVAR; via the coding sequence ATGGCGACGACCGCGCCGCTGTCCATCAAGACAGGGGAGCTCCTCCAGGGCGCGCGCTCGGAGAAGCGGCGTGTGCTCCTGCTCGTCTACCATCATGACGGCGTCGAGATGGCCCCGATGAACCCCGGCGTCGGCGTCGTCGTCGGCAGGGAGCCCCCGGCCGACGTGGTGATCCGGGACAGGAGCATCTCGCGGCGGCACGCGCGCTTCACGCTCGTGGGCGGCGAGGTCGTGGTCGAGGACCTCGGCTCGCGCAACGGGACGCGCATCTCAGGGCAGCGGGTCGAGAGCGGCGTGGTCAAGGCCGGGGACGAGGTGCTGCTCGGCGGCATCGTCGCGTCGGTCCACGTGCTCTCCGGGGGCGAGATGCCCCCGTTCGGCCTGGAGGGCTCCGACGCGCTCCGCTTCGCGCTCCAGGCCGAGATCGTGCGGTCCAGGTTCTTCGGCCGCAAGTTCGCGCTCGTCGTGGTCCGCTCGCTCGGCGCGCAGGCGAGCCACCTCCGCCACTGGGGGCTCCGCGTGCGCGAGGCGCTGAGGCCCGTCGATCGCGTCGCGTTCTACAGCGCCGACACCCTCGAGATCCTGCTCCCCGAGGTCACCCCCGAGCTCGCCGAGGAGCTCGCGAAGGCGATCGTCGCGCGCCGCGAGGGCGAGCCCGTGCTGGTCTCGGGGGTCGCCGTGTCCCCCGACGCCGCGACGTCCATCGACAAGCTCATCGAGGTCAGCCACGAGGCGTCGCGGAGCGCCACGCCCGCCGAGCCCGTGCGCCTCGCGCCCCCGGAGGGCGCGCTGTTCTACGTTGCGCCGAAGGTCGACAGCACCCGGCCGCCCGACGAGGCGGGCCCGCCGGGCGCGCCGCCGGAGAGCCAGTGGGAGGCCGACGGCCACCTCCTCGCGACCAAGAGCCCGCTCATGCGCTCGCTCGTCGAGGTGGCGCTGCGGGCCGCGCGCTCCTCGATACCGGTGCTCCTTCGCGGCGAGACCGGGACGGGCAAGGAGGTGCTCGCGAGGTTCATCCACGACCGCAGCCCGCGCCGCGGCGAGCCGCTCATCTGCGTGAATTGCGGGGCGATCCCGGCGCTGCTCGTCGAGAGCACCCTCTTCGGCCACGAGCGCGGCGCCTTCACCGGGGCGAGCCAGCAGCACAAGGGCGTCTTCGAGGCGGCCACCGGCGGCACGGTCCTGCTCGACGAGATCGGCGAGCTGCCCGCGGCCGCGCAGGCCGCGCTCCTGCGCGTGCTCGAGACCAAGCGGGTGACGCGCGTCGGCGCGACCAAGGAGCTGGAGGTCGATGTCCGCGTGATCGCGGCGACGCACCGCGATCTCGACGCGATGTGCGACGCGGGCACGTTCCGGCTCGATCTGCTCTACCGGCTGAACGCGATGACGCTGAGCATCCCGCCGCTCCGCGCGCGTCGCGACGACATCGCGACGCTCGCGGCGGGCTTCCTGGCGCAGGCGAACTCGGCGAACATCAGCAGGGTCCAGTCGCTCGCGCCCGAGGCGCTGGCCCTCCTGAAGTGCTACTCGTGGCCGGGCAACGTGCGTGAGCTCCGGAACGCGATCGAGCGGGCGGTGGTGATCGCGGAGGGCGAGGCGATCATGGCGCGCGATCTCCCCGAGCGCATCCGCCTGGCGGTGACCTCTCCCAGCTCGCCGCCCACGCCCTCCCGCGCCGTCGACGTCTCGCGCTCGTCCGAGCCCGGCGTCGGGCCGGCCCTCTCCCAGCGCGCGTCCGAGCCGCTGCCCTCGCGCCCGTCCGAGCCGCTGCCCTCGCGCGCGTCCGATCCGGGGCAGGCGGCGGCCCCCACGGTCGGCCTCAAGACGCGCCTGGATCAGATCGAGGCCGAGCTCCTGCTTGAGGCGCTGCGCGCGTCGGACTGGAACCAGACGGAGGCGGCGCGTCGCCTCGAGCTGCCGCTGCGAACGCTCCAGCACAAGATCAAGGTCTACGGCATCAAGAAGCTCGGCTACGGCGTCGCTCGTTAG
- a CDS encoding DUF962 domain-containing protein, producing the protein MLRLNAEWTQVLRRYKEDHQDPRNQACHQVGIPLIVASFPVGATLIGLPLAAAMFTTGWGFQFVGHYFEGKKPSFVDDKRSLVIGVLWCLEKYGLRVFEETKAP; encoded by the coding sequence ATGCTCCGCCTCAACGCCGAATGGACACAGGTGCTCCGCCGGTACAAGGAAGACCACCAGGATCCACGCAACCAGGCGTGTCACCAGGTCGGCATACCGCTGATCGTCGCGAGCTTCCCGGTGGGCGCGACGCTCATCGGCCTCCCGCTCGCGGCCGCGATGTTCACGACGGGCTGGGGCTTCCAGTTCGTGGGCCACTACTTCGAGGGAAAGAAGCCGTCGTTCGTGGACGACAAGCGGAGCTTGGTCATCGGCGTGCTCTGGTGTCTCGAGAAATACGGCCTGCGCGTCTTCGAAGAGACGAAAGCCCCCTGA
- a CDS encoding SDR family NAD(P)-dependent oxidoreductase — translation MRGKVAVITGGTSGIGLATASALARQGARVTVLCRRTGSDGARKLAALKALGEVSLIECDLGRLASVRAAARQVADRCRVVHLLVNNAGVFLRERAESADGLEMTFQVNYLSHFLLSNLLLDRLKAARDARVVNMVAPVDSIRLDFDDLMSKRSYSFLSASARSKLALVLAARRLSERLSSTGAQVLCYYPGLVRSGLFEGTSRVLKALIDVVGATPAQAAANLLAILADTAPTGSPAFFERTRARPLKGMATDAEAASRLWEMSSRLVGFT, via the coding sequence ATGAGGGGGAAAGTCGCCGTGATCACGGGGGGCACCTCGGGGATCGGGCTCGCGACGGCATCCGCGCTGGCGCGGCAGGGCGCCCGGGTGACCGTGCTCTGTCGCCGGACCGGCTCCGACGGCGCGAGGAAGCTCGCCGCGCTGAAGGCGCTGGGCGAGGTCAGCCTCATCGAGTGTGACCTCGGCCGGCTCGCCTCCGTACGCGCGGCGGCCCGCCAGGTGGCCGACCGGTGTCGGGTCGTTCACCTGCTCGTGAACAACGCGGGCGTGTTCCTGCGTGAACGAGCGGAGTCGGCCGACGGCCTCGAGATGACGTTCCAGGTGAACTACCTGTCGCATTTCCTGCTGTCGAACCTGCTGCTCGACCGGCTCAAGGCCGCGCGCGACGCGCGCGTCGTCAACATGGTCGCGCCGGTGGACAGCATCCGGCTCGACTTCGACGATCTCATGTCGAAACGCTCCTATTCGTTCCTCTCCGCCTCCGCGCGGTCGAAGCTCGCGCTCGTGCTCGCGGCGCGCCGCCTCTCGGAGAGGCTCTCGAGCACCGGAGCCCAGGTGCTCTGCTACTACCCTGGCCTCGTGCGCTCAGGGCTGTTCGAGGGGACATCGCGCGTCCTCAAGGCGCTGATCGACGTCGTGGGCGCGACCCCGGCGCAGGCCGCCGCGAACCTCCTCGCGATCCTGGCCGACACGGCGCCCACCGGAAGCCCCGCCTTCTTCGAGCGGACCAGGGCGAGGCCGCTCAAGGGAATGGCGACCGACGCCGAGGCGGCCTCGCGGCTCTGGGAGATGAGCTCGAGGCTCGTCGGCTTCACCTGA